The Pseudomonas hefeiensis genomic sequence GAGCTGCATTTTGTGGTTGCTGGTAATATTTGTCTATCGCTAAAGAGGGGGGCAAAGCGTTCAATCGTGGTTAGAAAAAGAGGCAGCCGATTGTACGCTCAATTAGATACGGGTCATTGGGATTACCAAGATGTAGATGTAGGCTTTATACGGTGTGTGTATTTATACATTTGATACGTGTTGTTAGTTTATTTGGCAGGACGCATTTTTGCCATTGGCGTGTGTTGTAATCACATGTAGATAATGTATAAGTATCGTAGTAATGGGTCGTTGCGTTTGAATAAACTTCTTTGGAGTGTCGCTATCAAATAAAGTTAAAGTTAAAGTTAAGGAGTGTAGTTGGCGGATTTTCTTATTGCGAATATAAGGTGCTTAAGGGTGAGCGTCTGCAGAAGTCACCTTACGTGACTCACGCCGGCAAACTCAGCATTTCACGGACATCGATTGCTCGGGAAATGCAACTCAACAATCCCTGACCCTTCTGCCTGCCGTTTGGGTGTAGCTCTCAACGTAACGTAAACCGGCGACCTCGTTGGCGGGCTGATCTCCTCGGTAAAGCGGTAGCCATTTGCGGACCACGTTGGCGTTGATGCCGTGGCTGCTGACCACGCTGGATAGGGTTCGCCCGGTTGCAGGCATTCCTGAACACTCTAGGCCTTGAAAGGTCTGGGATAAGAGCTTCGTTGGCGCATGGAAATCCTGACGTTCCTGACGCTAAGGGTGATCGCCTCCGCCTACGCGGATACCATCGCCCTTAGTAGTGATGTCTAACTGCGTCTCAGCTGTACAGGGTATTGTAAATCGGTATGCACATTTGTCACTTTCTAAAAAATTATACTTCCATTGCTCGTGCGGTGTGAATGAATTTCCTCCCTTCCCGAATTGTAGTGGTCAACTAATCCCGGACACGACGTTAAGTTTTTCTTCGGCCCGAGATGGCGCCAGCCCACCGTTGAATTGATGGGGGCGAACCCAGTTGTACCGATGCATCAAGAAGTGACTGATTTCGCGCTGGGCTTCTTGAGCCGTTCTGAAGCCCGTGGCCGGTATCCATTCCGTTTTCAAGCTGCGGAACACGTGCTCCATTGGCGTGTTGTCCCAGCAATTTCCTCGGCGACTCATGCTCTGGCGCATGCGATAACGCCACAATCGCTGACGAAATAGCCGGCTTGCGACCCCTGATCCGACTGAAGCACAGACCCGAGGGCCTGCCACGCTGCTCGTAGGCCATATCCAGGCCTTGATCACCAGTTCAGCGTCCGGCTTTTCCGACAACGCCCAGCCCACCACCCGGCGCGTGCAAAGATCCAGCACGACCGCCAAGTAACGCCATTTCCCCTGGGCCCAAATGTAGGTGATGTCGCCGCACCAGACTTGATTCAGGACTGGCACATCAAACTCACGGTTCAAGGTATTCGGAATATCGAGTCTTTCTACTGTCGCTCGTTTGTAGGCATGTGAGCCGGGTTGTTTACTGACTAAATCAAGCTCGCGCATCAAGCTACGTACTTTGAATCGACCGAGATGCTCACCGTCTTCACGCATCAGCGACAGGATGCTGCGGCTGCCCGCAGCACTGCGACTTTGCGTGAACAACTCGCTCACCCGGTTGCGCAACCGAAGCCGTTCAACATCGGGCGTGCGGCGCCTAAGGCGCTGGGCGTAATAGCACGAACGAGTCACTTCAAACACCTTGCACAGCCAATCAACTGGCTCATGGACGCTCAGCTGATTGATCAGCACGTACGCTCGTGATCTTCCGACATCAGAGTGCGGTAGCCTTTTTTAAAATCGATTTTTCCCATTCAAGGCGGGCAATCCGGGCTTCCAGCTCCTGGATTTTCTGTTGTTCCGGGGTTAATGCTTTGCTCTGCGGCATAACACCTTGGCGCTCCTGCTGATCATGATCAACCCAGCGGCGCAGGGCCGACTCGCCGACGCCGAGTGAACGGCTGGCTTCGATGTAGCTGTGGTTTTGCTTGAGCACGAGGTCGGCAGCCTCGCGTTTGAATTCAGCAGAAAAGGAACGGCGTTGTTTGGTCATCTGATCGATCTTGCGAGCATTCTCGCCTAAACGGGTGTCCGGTTTCATTAGACCACTACAAATCAGCATTGCTCGTCAAGAGCGATGCTGATTCGGCAGCTTAGATTTCTCTGCTGGCAACGCATGCTAGACGCCTTACTTTTTCTGAGAGGCTAAATAATAATATTTTTTATTCTAAAAAAGAATATAAAAACCATAATTTATATCAAAGTAGAATTAAAAACGATACAAAAGCATTGACCTCTGGATGAATCGTCAACTAAATTGACAAAAAGCGAATGCCATTGGGTGGTATGTCTTTTCCACAAAAACAAAAATATTGGATGGGTTTGTCATGGAAAATCTTTTCAACGTTGGGGGAGTTGAGCTCCCTCAACCATTTAAAGCACGTCGATTGGGGCATGTGGGTTTTTATTATGACGACCTTGCCGCAGCAGAGCGGTTTTATACAGATATCCTTGGTCTACGTGTATCTGATTATTTGAAGTTTGACCCAGAGCAGCCTCCGGCAGCTATTTTTATCAGTCATTGCACTGACCATCACTCAATGGCCTGTATCAGCTCCGGCCTTGCAGATAAATGTGATGTTGATTATCTCCGTGGCGTGACCCTTAACCAAATTTCATTTCAGGTAGGCACGCTTGAAGAAGTAGTAAACGGCTATCGTTTTATTAAAGAGCGCAAGATTCCTATTTGGCGCGTCGGACGTGATTTTCCTGGTAGCAACTGGGCGTTCTACTGTCGTGATCCTGATGGTTATCACGTCGAGCTTTTCTACGGTATGGAGCAGATCGGTTGGAATCGCATTAGCAAGCCAGTAGCTATGCGTGAGGTCGAAGGTGAGGAGCCATCGCTGCCGCAGCGTTCAGAACAGCAAGAGATTCATGACGCTCTTAATGATGACGTAGAGTTATATGAGGGGCATAAGTCAGAAGATTTAACAAGCTCCGATTATGTTGTTGGGGGAGTGACGTTACCAAGGCCATTTAAGGTCAACAAAGTAGGCCCGGTTCATCTTTTCGTTCGGGATGTCGAAGTGTCCGAGGCGTTTTATCATGATCTATTTGGCTTGGTGGTAACAGAGGAGGTCGTCTGGCGAGGCCATCGCGCGGTGTTCATGCGTTTGGGGGCCGACCACCATGTTCTTGGACTCTATCCTCTTGCGATGCGTCAGGAGCTTGGCTTCAGTGAACTTACCACGGTAATGGGGACAGGGATAGAAGTGTGCAGCTATTTGCAACTGCGAGATGCGGTTGAATACTTAGACGGGCTAGGCCTCAAACGTGGTCCTAAGGTTCCCTCCGAATTGTTGCCTGGTATTGATCATGCAATCTCGTACATCGATCCGGCAGGTCATTGTGTGTTGTTGTATTTTTCTATGGAGCAGATTGGGTGGGACGGAAAGCCGCGTCCGGCGCAACAAAGACGTAAAATTGAGGCGCCTTGGCCAGAAAGTATTGCGGCACTCAGTGATACTTATGCTGATCAAACATTGTTAGGGCCAATCGGCTGACATTAGAGTAGTCTCATTTAAATAACATTTACTATTTGGAGGCATAATTATGTCATTCTGGACGGATTTACTCGGCCTGGAGTTTGAAGTCAAGTATGTTGATGTCAAAGGAATAAAAACTCGGGCTATGAAAGCAGGTTGCGGCGAGCCGGTTATTTTTTTGCATGGGATTAGCGGTCATCTGGAAGCTTTTATTTCAAGTGTTCCGGGGCATAGTGGCGATTTTGAGTGTCATCTTATTGATATGCTGGGGTGCGGGTACACCGACAAGCCTCAAGGTAAATACACAGTTGAGCGTCTAGCACGTCATGTGCTTGATTATATGGATGTGATGGGCCTCGAAAAGGCTAATTTATGTGGTATCTCTTTGGGGGGGTGGGTAGTAGGCTGGATTGCTGCGAAATATCCCGAGCGAGTCAAGCGGGTGACCATGGTGCTCGCCGCCGGGACGCCAGCAATGGCAACTTCAGAAATTGCGGAAATGATCCGGCAATCGACCACTGCTGCGGTTACAAACCTGGATATAGAAGACACTCGTAAGCGTCTGCTGAAGGTAATTTATGACCCCAAACAGGTGACCCAAGAGTTGGTAGAAGTGCGCTATACCATCTACCATCACCCTGAGTTTCAGGCGGCTTTAGACAATATTTTAGCGCCGACTGAGCCAGAGCTATATCGGCAGGCCATGCTCAGTGAGAAGCTACTCGCTGATGTGCAGGCAGAAGTACTTTTAGTGTGGTCGGATAAGGATGCTTATACCGACCTCACCGGAGCGCAGCATTTCGTTAACAATATACCAAAGCATAAGCTCGTGACGTTTGAGAATACCGGTCACTGGCCACCTTACGAGCGTTCCGCCGATTTCGCCTGTTTAAACGTTGGTTTTCTTAAAGGTGGGTTAACCACTGTGCGTGCCGGTAATTACGACGCTAACCCGGAAGGGCGCAAATGAAACTTTATACACGTTCCGCTTCTCCTTACAGCGTTCGCGTTCTCGCCAGCTTGGCGCTCAAAGGTATTAGTGTTGAACTGGTTGGTGAACCAAAGGAAGGGACTAGGAGTGCCGAATTTCTGGCGATTAATCCGCTGGGTAAAATGCCAGTGCTAGTT encodes the following:
- a CDS encoding IS3 family transposase (programmed frameshift) → MTKQRRSFSAEFKREAADLVLKQNHSYIEASRSLGVGESALRRWVDHDQQERQGVMPQSKALTPEQQKIQELEARIARLEWEKSILKKATPHSDVGRSRAYVLINQLSVHEPVDWLCKVFEVTRSCYYAQRLRRRTPDVERLRLRNRVSELFTQSRSAAGSRSILSLMREDGEHLGRFKVRSLMRELDLVSKQPGSHAYKRATVERLDIPNTLNREFDVPVLNQVWCGDITYIWAQGKWRYLAVVLDLCTRRVVGWALSEKPDAELVIKAWIWPTSSVAGPRVCASVGSGVASRLFRQRLWRYRMRQSMSRRGNCWDNTPMEHVFRSLKTEWIPATGFRTAQEAQREISHFLMHRYNWVRPHQFNGGLAPSRAEEKLNVVSGIS
- a CDS encoding VOC family protein, encoding MENLFNVGGVELPQPFKARRLGHVGFYYDDLAAAERFYTDILGLRVSDYLKFDPEQPPAAIFISHCTDHHSMACISSGLADKCDVDYLRGVTLNQISFQVGTLEEVVNGYRFIKERKIPIWRVGRDFPGSNWAFYCRDPDGYHVELFYGMEQIGWNRISKPVAMREVEGEEPSLPQRSEQQEIHDALNDDVELYEGHKSEDLTSSDYVVGGVTLPRPFKVNKVGPVHLFVRDVEVSEAFYHDLFGLVVTEEVVWRGHRAVFMRLGADHHVLGLYPLAMRQELGFSELTTVMGTGIEVCSYLQLRDAVEYLDGLGLKRGPKVPSELLPGIDHAISYIDPAGHCVLLYFSMEQIGWDGKPRPAQQRRKIEAPWPESIAALSDTYADQTLLGPIG
- a CDS encoding alpha/beta fold hydrolase, whose protein sequence is MSFWTDLLGLEFEVKYVDVKGIKTRAMKAGCGEPVIFLHGISGHLEAFISSVPGHSGDFECHLIDMLGCGYTDKPQGKYTVERLARHVLDYMDVMGLEKANLCGISLGGWVVGWIAAKYPERVKRVTMVLAAGTPAMATSEIAEMIRQSTTAAVTNLDIEDTRKRLLKVIYDPKQVTQELVEVRYTIYHHPEFQAALDNILAPTEPELYRQAMLSEKLLADVQAEVLLVWSDKDAYTDLTGAQHFVNNIPKHKLVTFENTGHWPPYERSADFACLNVGFLKGGLTTVRAGNYDANPEGRK